Proteins encoded by one window of Polyodon spathula isolate WHYD16114869_AA chromosome 16, ASM1765450v1, whole genome shotgun sequence:
- the LOC121328727 gene encoding FYVE, RhoGEF and PH domain-containing protein 3-like isoform X3, protein MDPAQEPAECSDSEPPGSSDCSTTENLALPVSEMMSDDTELSNLSALRIDDISSCNLKTTGDCPAVNGAAGSSQLNDNQDSMLEQNGNGKVPNRDSGIDSPSCNVDGEVFSNEEAIDEEKKDESVAESEADTGTVNEAKESSVSSMEHKRDSTQDEEDSDMDEGSSEEHETAEVPKTEQPDTAKCTEPQKLFNIARELLQTEEAYVKRLHLLDQVFCTKLTEAGIPQDVITGIFSNITSIDRFHEQFLLPELKTRIMEEWNTNPRIGDILQKLAPFLKMYGEYVKNFDRAMDLVNTWTQRSSQFKSVVQNIQKQEVCGNLTLQHHMLEPVQRLPRYVLLLKDYLKKLPQDALDRKDAEKSLELISTAANHSNAAIRKMEKMHKLLEVYERLGGEEDIVNPANELIKEGHIQKLSAKNGTAQDRYLFLFNNMVLYCVPKLRLMGQKFSVRQKIDIAGMQVQENAKQNLTHTFAIIGKQRSLELQARTEDEKKDWIQVILATIEKHKQNSETFNKAFNSSFSRDEDHPSDSPNVGFFSMDSLDGNTSTGGMDSCKKHPKSKREKEKQTCKGCNESFNSITKRRHHCKACGAAICAKCSEFKPLRVCNECFDSPLALPSSPGLETTGDQKKKAAVEKQNSLAAENSLLCSSLHFQEKGKTWHKAWVSITRNEPLVLYLLPSSQEVRMPRAILLPGYEISLATEKLDMKHVFKLSQSQHSILFSAEEEELQCKWIEILSKAVKGESGQEDLCSKTEAKNSL, encoded by the exons ATGGATCCTGCCCAGGAACCAGCAGAGTGTTCAGACTCTGAACCTCCAGGTTCCAGTGACTGTTCAACCACAGAAAACCTTGCGCTCCCCGTCTCTGAAATGATGTCCGACGATACCGAACTCTCAAACTTAAGTGCGCTGCGGATTGACGATATCAGCTCATGCAATTTAAAGACCACTGGGGACTGTCCTGCTGTGAACGGGGCTGCCGGGTCCAGCCAGCTCAATGACAATCAGGACTCCATGTTGGAACAAAACGGAAATGGCAAGGTACCCAACAGAGACAGTGGGATCGATAGCCCTTCATGTAACGTGGATGGAGAGGTGTTTTCAAATGAGGAGGCCATCGATGAGGAGAAGAAGGATGAGAGTGTCGCTGAGAGCGAAGCAGACACAGGGACGGTGAATGAAGCGAAGGAGAGTTCTGTTTCGTCCATGGAACACAAGAGGGACTCGACACAAGACGAGGAGGATAGCGATATGGACGAGGGCAGCAGCGAAGAACACGAGACAGCAGAAGTGCCAAAAACAGAACAGCCAGACACGGCCAAG TGCACAGAGCCACAGAAATTGTTCAACATTGCAAGGGAACTCCTGCAGACAGAGGAAGCTTACGTGAAGAGACTCCACTTACTGGATCAG gTATTTTGCACTAAGTTAACAGAGGCTGGGATTCCACAAGATGTGATCACCGGAATCTTCTCCAACATCACTTCTATCGATCGGTTCCACGAGCAGTTTCTCCTTCCTGAGCTCAAAACTCGAATCATGGAGGAGTG GAACACAAATCCTCGAATAGGAGACATTCTGCAGAAGCTGGCTCCTTTCTTGAAGATGTATGGGGAATACGTGAAAAACTTCGACAGAGCCATGGACCTGGTGAATACATGGACGCAAAGATCATCTCAGTTCAAGAGTGTGGTTCAGAATATACAG AAACAGGAAGTGTGTGGGAACCTGACCTTGCAGCATCACATGCTAGAGCCGGTGCAGCGCCTCCCCCGCTACGTGCTGCTTCTGAAGGACTACCTGAAGAAACTGCCCCAGGATGCACTGGACAGGAAGGATGCTGAAA aGTCACTGGAGCTCATCTCAACAGCAGCCAACCACTCAAACGCAGCTATTCGAAAGATG gaGAAGATGCACAAACTGCTGGAAGTGTACGAAAGACTGGGGGGTGAAGAGGACATTGTAAATCCTGCCAACGAACTTATCAAAGAGGGCCATATCCAGAAACTGTCTGCTAAAAACGGAACAGCTCAAGATAGGTATTTATTCCTG tTCAACAacatggtgctgtactgtgtgccAAAACTGCGGCTAATGGGTCAGAAATTCAGCGTGAGGCAGAAGATTGACATCGCAGGCATGCAG GTGCAAGAAAATGCCAAGCAAAATTTGACTCACACATTTGCAATAATTGGAAAACAAAGGTCTTTGGAATTGCAAGCCAG AACTGAGGATGAAAAGAAGGATTGGAttcag GTTATCCTGGCTACCATTGAGAAGCACAAACAGAACAGTGAGACCTTTAACAAGGCTTTCAACAGCTCGTTCTCCCGAGACGAGGATCACCCCTCCGACTCGCCT aaTGTTGGCTTTTTTTCAATGGATTCACTCGATGGAAACACCTCTACTGGTGGG ATGGATTCTTGCAAGAAACATCCCAAATCAAAGAGGGAAAAAGAGAAGCAAACCTGCAAAGGCTGCAACGAAAGCTTTAATTCCATAACAAAAAGACGTCATCACTGCAAAGCATGTGGAGCG GCCATCTGTGCAAAATGCTCCGAGTTCAAACCGCTGCGGGTGTGTAACGAGTGTTTCGATTCTCCACTGGCACTGCCTTCCAGCCCAGGACTTGAAACCACAGGGGACCAGAAGAAAAAAGCAGCCGTCGAG AAACAGAATTCGTTAGCAGCAGAAAACAGCCTCCTGTGCAGCAGCCTTCATTTCCAGGAGAAGGGGAAGACCTGGCACAAAGCTTGGGTCTCCATTACCAGAAACGAGCCACTGGTGTTGTACCTGCTACCAAGCAGCCAG GAGGTTCGAATGCCACGTGCCATTCTGCTGCCCGGCTATGAAATCAGCTTGGCAACAGAGAAGCTTGATATGAAGCACGTTTTCAAGCTCAGCCAATCCCAGCACAGCATATTGTTCAGCgcagaggaggaggagctccAATGCAAATGGATCGAGATCCTTTCTAAAGCAGTCAAAGGGGAGTCGGGGCAGGAAGACCTCTGCAGCAAAACTGAAGCGAAGAACAGCCTTTAA